The nucleotide sequence aacaggcatataagtcaaggaaaatatcaaacatgaagattatgagaagaacattataggaaagttgtttaagttcaatccttttgtttgtttttaccttttaaagcaagacaatcataagaatacAAGATGTTCCTTTGTTTAGAATAAAATAGTTGAAGCGAGGGCAAggccctgagtcaatggtataagtctacagattgcttgaaagcaatcgtatcccaaaaattgaaaacaatacgtttaataatttcttagCTCCGAAGCGCATTTTTGGAACTGACCTATAAAAGcacctatatacatgtatatatgttccggaccatatgagtatttggaccatacgcgtatggtcatgaccatatgcgtatactcatatggtccgaccgtacgtgtatggtcggaccgtatgagtatatactcgtttggttataaacgggccggaccatatgagtatttggaccatataggtatattcTTTAATAATATGCAtgagaaaactttataaaataacaatgattgctacatgcaattgtattatttacaattcaaataacattaaatattgatgccaaagttagttttcatcgctaattgtaTTCTTGCATGGATGCGTAGGGTGACATTTACGTAcacacggtatcatagcttttcTAGGGTCCTGGGTCAATCCGATGTGTCTACGCTGAAAAAGCTCTAGATTTCCAATATCCTAACATGACTGAAGTACATCATATCACCagacaactttaaaaaaataaactagtGTCCTGCCGGTGacgtcattcatttttttttttttttattaaagaaaacacTTATAAgtattaacaagagtgcacacgctgaaatgtctcgccttctttactaatcattgatattatgttgatagtcctaagtataaagctaagctttattacaactatcacACAAACagaacattaaccaagataactaaacaaagaccaatgaaccttgaaaatgaggtcaaggtcagatgaaccatgcgaggcagacatgtacagctaacaatgcttctctacaacatatatagttgacctattacttatagtttaagaaaaatagaccaaaacacaaaaacttaacactgtgcaatgaaccgtgaaaatgaggtcacggtcaaataaaacctgtgcaactgacataaagatcataaaatatttccatacaccaaatatagttgacctatggcatatagaattagataaaaagaccaaaactcaaaaacttaactttgaccactgaaccatgaaaatgaggtcaaggtcacatgacatctgcccgctagacatgtacaccttacaatcattccatacaacaaatatagtagacctattgcatatagtatgagaaaaacagaccaaaacacaaaaatttaactataaccactgaagccctattgcttatagtatctgagatatggacttgaccaccaaaacttaaccttgttcactgatccatgaaattaggtcgaggtcaaatgaaaactgtctgacagacatgaggaccttgcaatgtacgcacatatcaaatatagttatgattatcctattatttataataagagagaattcaacattacaaaaaatctgaacttttttttcaagtggtcactgaaccatgaaaatgaggtcaaggacattggacatgtgactgacggaaacttcgtaacatgaggcatctatatacaaagtatgaggcatccaggtcttccaccttctaaaatataaagcttttaagaagtgagctaacgccccCGCCGCCGTAGCcaccgctggatcactatccctatgtcgagctttctgcaacaaaagttgcaggctcgacaaaaattatgaatattgcactgctaatgctaatcatattaagtttcaaaaGTAAGCAATTTATTAGACTCTTTATCCTGTCGACTTTTACATCAGGTTATAGTAAAACagttgacttcttgtgtaacagttcattaagatatttttggaagttatcttcccAGGTCGACattttgccattcactcgtaatagcATAtcggtaatgaaaaaaaaatgtgtttactatagttttgactagtgatgaaatttactgtgtaaaactgcttattttattttgttaatcttgttattactaatttgtaatgaaaaaatgacctttggtagtgtctttttaatgacgtgacaactagACTGATTATATAAAGAGGTAAGCATAAATGTACCTGTTAACTTAagttaccccgaccatacgcgtacggtccgaccatacgcgtatggtcgaaccatatgagtatatacccatatggtcatgaccatacgcgtatggtccaaatactcatatggtccggaacatatatatatgaccTATAAAAGCACTTCACACAAATGATGACATGTGGGAACTAGCTTGCAATGCGAGACCCTCATAGTTAGTCATGGCCCTGAAACACCCCTGAagtagcattttttttaatggaagaATATGGAACCTGTTTTGTGCTACATAAAATATATTGTTAACACAGAAATAGACAGTGTTGACCAATTATACCATACTTTGCTTAAAcctaccataaatactgaaataatTAATGACACACCTTAATTATCCTTTGGTCAGCTGGAAAGATTGTTTTTGTAATGGATGACACACCTTAATTATCCTTTGGTCAGCTTGAAAGATTGTTTTTGTATTGGAAGTAAAACAGTTAACTTATCTAGGACAGTTTAAATAGTTGAACACACATTTAGCTACAGGGAAATAACTAGCTTCATTTAGCAATTGTAAAGCAATTTAGCTCTCTTGGAAATATGACTTATAAAAGCACATTTAACTTGTAAAACATCTTACCTCATTGAGAACAAAATTAATCTTTataatattaacaagtgaaacaTTCATACAATGTTTTACATCATTCAATACATGTAAAACCAATTGCCTCATTTAGGTAAAAAGATTTACTCAATGGTAAAATCTTACCTCATTTAAAACAGGTAAAAAAGCAACTTACCTCATTTAACCAGAATACAGGTAATACAGAAGGTAATATCTTAGAGGTTTCTCTGGAAAATAACAAAACATGAtagatataaatgtatattttaagcagtttttaaatgtaaaatgattgcttttcatttcaatttttgtcttatttttttatcttctattttacggtcgccatcatgaactaattggccattatgacaaaagtgtgtcagaaatcatatctgatattcttcctcagtcataataaccttccatcattactgaactgaacaaagaaataacatgacagGTGCCGTAtatggtgcaggaaatgcttaccctttcggagcacctgatttcactcccgggtttttagtggagtttgtgctgtttcttatttataatttataactgttgatataAAGGTCCTTTGGTtgtgtgagtctttgtttacttccttgttttgattgttattgtcttacagTTTGTAAATTATAAACCAGAATTGACAATAGGATAAGTATAATAATGACTATATATCCCTTTGTAAAATTTAGTACTATACTAGGTGGAAcacaaattattatattttttaagacATCATACCTAGCTTGTAATTTCCAATTTCCATGttcagagaaacacacaaatatgGGTCAAAAGCATgctttgacaaatatttcaaaaaatgtccattaaaatgaaaatgtttacttttagTTGTTGCGTCAGAATAAACTAATGGTAACTGCCTAAAACCATAACTTCAACCTGATACAGGACACTTAAAAACAACAGAAAGAATCATAATCAGAAACATGATGACCCACACTATCTTAACCAATccatcaaaataaaacagttaCCTGTAACCTTATGGTTTTAATTGGAGGTTTGATACCATTGCTTCAaagtatattaaaatataaattgatactTCAACAAAATATCATAACTTACGGAAGTCCCTCAACTGGCTGTATGTAGAGATTGATCTGCAATCTTTTGGCAACAGACAGCACCAAACCAGTGTTCTATAAAATACATCTTAAATGTTTACTTTGATTATAACTAAGGAATATTTAGTTAAGGTGTTATCAGACAAAGTTTTACTTGGATATTCAGAATATCTGTGCAGTTTTAttgaaatctgattttttttatattttagaccTTTTGataaacaaacataaacataTCACTAATCCTATTTCTCTTACTACAGCTTGCATATTATATTTGGAATTTACAAAGAAAGGGTAATAATGAATATGTAAAAGAGTAGCTTACATGTTCAAGGTCAAAAGAATGACTTACATGTTCAAGGTCAACAAATGTCTGATGTTCCTCGGCAGACGGACTCAGACCTCCTATGGAGTTTTTGATTCTGTCTGATGCCATGTAAAAATGTGGCAGAGATACCACTGCAGGTATGTGGAAAtaatcaactgaaatagaaacAATAGTCTAATTAAAGTTGCAGTTATATATTTAGGCCAAAATGCTAAGTTCAAAGGGGAAAAACTActaaaaaatcatttcttaaacaTACAAACAGTAAAATACctttgttttgaacatgtttagaGGTCACATGCCCTTTTAAATGACAATAGAAGTAATTGCCCTCTATATGTCTTAAATGAAACACCAGGTTGTAATGAAACCTGTAAAACACCCAAAGATTGGCGGTAAACTTACTTAGCTGACATGTGCTTATATTCACCAAGCCAGTATCCATACAGTTAGACTCTGGAGTACAAAATCCAATGTTATCAGGGTTTATTGTGGCATTAGCTAGGTACATAAATCCTGCTGTGTATCTACGTAATGAGATGTCCTTCACCTTTACGTTAGAAGTCCATTCACCTGACACTGATCTGAAATACATAacaaaatattctatattatTTCAAATTATCTAAAATTAACAAATTCAAGACCCTTCATCCTATACTTTGGATGAATATGTTTTAGGTTCAAGTTGCAACAAAGCAAGTACAGATCAGTACAGTTCAAtatttcagaaatacattgttATTGAAATGTTGAGCTAAGACTTTTAAAACAAGAGGCTCCCATACTAGGTAATGTCAGCAGTAGAACATGTAAAACTTGCTCCATCAATGGAGCACCCCTAAATCCAACTTTGTTATTCTCAACAAGAGGACAACTGATTAGCTTCTTGACTTTTTGACGATAGATTTTCAGGCTTTTccttacatgtacatatagtttGACTTTTTAAGGCAATTATAAATTCTACATACATACCTACATATATCTGAAGCAAATAAATATAATGTTCTGTCTTCACTGAGATAAGGAGGACCTAGCGTGCCATCTGAAATACATATAGAACACTACATAGGAGCAAATCTATCACTACTTAGGTAtacaaatcaaaccaaaaagtatcgAAGTTATAATGACAACATCATTGGTGTTGAGTTCCAGTCATTTCTTAGCTACAGTTAGTAAGGCTGCTGAAAGACAGTTTTATAGAGACAAACTTTACAACTTTGGATTTAAGACCTAAAGTTTTAACAGTTTTAAACACTTTTAACAGAGAAGAAACCATGTATAGTTTTATTTTTGTCCCACCCAAAAAGGATAACATTGCAATTCTCTTACGCTTAAATTTTTTAATTActctaaaataaaagtattacCTGATCCGTTGATCATGTTGGCAGATTTTGTTGACCAGAAATTTaaataactgaaaataaatatgaCAATAATTACTAATAGGAAGACAGCCTCAAATAAATATGCAAACAATTATCTTAGAAACTTGTCTTACTTGGAAAACATTTGTTGGGTGCCTTCTTTCACCTTCTTGTCTTGACAATTTCTTGTATAACTTTAATTCTATACATGAACCAACACCTGGAGTGGTGATTGTGCAGTAGTTTTAAAACAAGCAGATAttgaaatgttttcaaatttgtcttaAAACAAATAAGAATATGTTTGGCCAGCAAGCATGGTGTCTTTAGGACAAGTAACATTACAAGTGCAGTGTGAATTTTGCAACAAGTGCAGTTAActggaaataattttaaaatattattacaaTGACTTCCATGAAAATAGTacgggctattccagaaaaaaatgtatgggggtgttggaaggcagtttttgtcagcacccgccacccagacaattgtatttgagaattatagtgcattatagtgtgaaaagttgctctgatacccatcacccatgtattattaatataatatgCCTTCCAACctccccatacatttttttctggaatagccttacgtgaaaataaaataaaaatagtaaagtTGAATAGAAAATGGAAGCGagtcaataaagttataaaagatGGTTGGCTGCTATTCACACACATCTGTAGAGTTTTGTTATTAATAATACACAACATGTATGTAAGCATTATCTAAGAACCTATTTAAATAcctcataaatatatatttttagtaCTTAACATATATACCTAGAACCATTGTATTTGTCTATCATTCCCAACATTGTAATGTCTTTCTCTCCTGTGAATATGGTATATACTCCATCATCAGTGTTATTTTTCTACAGATAAAACATACATGGTTACTTAAAAATTGAGTTAAGGTTATACATTGTGTAATAGAAAACATAAGTTGGTGAGTTGATAGCAGATCTTTGTTTAGTCCTTGTCAATTTCTTCTATTATATGAGTAGGCTATGTTTAGTAGCTTAACATGAAGTATAGATATTGCTTTATTAGTGATGACCAAATGTTCATCTTCAAATGTGGGTGTTTAACTTTGTGTCGCTGTTTCGTTGATGTTGACCCCtaatttctgtttatcatattctaaTATAATTATAAGCATCAGtaaagaattaaaatttaatgctgCAGAAACTGATTCATTATAGCTCCTTTTGGAGTCAAATGTGATACTTACATTCATAAAGTAACCAACAAAATCTGTATAGAACCATTGTGGTGCTATCTCGTTTCCTACTTCTAACATTTTATCTTTATATCCCCACACCAGATCTCTTACACTCTTCTCAAAGAAAGGACCTTCACCTCCAAACTTTAACACCAACTCCAATATCTTATTTATGtctaaatattcatattttatagcTGCTAGCACAGTCTGAAAAAGAAACAACTAAACTGAAATTATCTggttaaagggagataatctgtcAGGCAATCTGGTTAAAGGGAAGTTATCTGTCATTTACTGGTAAATAACCATTTGAATAAGTAAATTAGTATATAACCCTCTTTGTGGAAACACCATTTACAATTGATGTATGTATCTAGTGCTGtgtggagcaggaactgcttaccCTTATAGCACCAGAGTTTTCATCTGGTTTTTGATGGGTTCTGTAATTCCATAATTAGTTTTCTGTGAACTATTGCATTTCTTTACATCAAAATAAATCAGTGTATACTAAGTATTACATGTAATAAGGCAACTGCAAGCATTGGATATTGATAGGGTAGGAtgcaacagacatagtgtcattgataaataaacaagaaaaagCACTATATAGAGTATATAGATATTTACATCCATATAACTCAATTAATAAGTTAAGACTTAATTGATAAGTAAATGAGGATTACCCAGTATAAAGGATTAGCTGTAACAAATACATCAGAATCATCTCCAACAGACTTTGATCTGTCAAATATAAAGATTCTTTTCTGCCTGTACGACACTGTACCATTAGGGTTGAAGGTGATGTTAAACTTCTCTCTCTTCTCTCTacaataaaacaacatttgaGCATTTATATTATCTATGTAACTTTATATCCCTGAGAAAGACAACACTTTGATGTGACTGCATTAACAATCAAAACTATAACTTGATATACCACAGATGTGTTGATAGAAAGagtgacagacagatgagttgatagaaagagtgacagacagatgagttgatagaaagagtgacagacagatgagttgatagaaagagtgacagacagatgagttgatagaaagagtgacagacagatgagttgatagaaagagtgacagacagatgagttgatagaaagcgTGACAGACAGAGgagttgatagaaagagtgacagacagatgagttgatagaaagagtgagacagatgagttgatagaaagagtgacagacagatgagttgatagaaagagtgacagacagatgagttgatagaaagagtgagacagatgagttgatagaaagagtgacagacagatgagttgatagaaagagtgacagacagatgagttgatagaaagagtgacagacagatgagttgatagaaagagtgacagacagatgagttgatagaaagcttgacagacagatgagttgatagaaagagtgacagacagatgagttgatagaaagagtgacagacagatgagttgatagaaagcgTGACAGACAGAGGAGTTGATAGAAAGAAtgacagacagatgag is from Mytilus galloprovincialis chromosome 6, xbMytGall1.hap1.1, whole genome shotgun sequence and encodes:
- the LOC143080931 gene encoding lysosome membrane protein 2-like; the encoded protein is MEKKRLCKCCTAGWLLCVIGGISIPVVSYFIKKQVEKTVIIRKGGVLYDLWKDVPIPIYMQFYMFNVTNVDEILKGGKPYVTQKGPYTYIEKREKFNITFNPNGTVSYRQKRIFIFDRSKSVGDDSDVFVTANPLYWTVLAAIKYEYLDINKILELVLKFGGEGPFFEKSVRDLVWGYKDKMLEVGNEIAPQWFYTDFVGYFMNKNNTDDGVYTIFTGEKDITMLGMIDKYNGSSYLNFWSTKSANMINGSDGTLGPPYLSEDRTLYLFASDICRSVSGEWTSNVKVKDISLRRYTAGFMYLANATINPDNIGFCTPESNCMDTGLVNISTCQLIDYFHIPAVVSLPHFYMASDRIKNSIGGLSPSAEEHQTFVDLEHNTGLVLSVAKRLQINLYIQPVEGLPETSKILPSVLPVFWLNETAVVNDKYADQLKRMLFIPKLVVEVVQIAMLSGGALLLLISVFYGVFKLRENQKIFMKPGDKRLSSLTETDDRRHLVS